A genomic window from Clostridium aceticum includes:
- the scfA gene encoding six-cysteine ranthipeptide SCIFF, which produces MKHIKTLTGANLPKSAVKGGCGECQTSCQSACKTSCTVANQQCENQ; this is translated from the coding sequence ATGAAGCATATTAAAACATTAACTGGTGCAAATTTACCTAAAAGTGCTGTAAAGGGCGGTTGTGGTGAATGTCAAACATCTTGCCAATCAGCTTGCAAAACTTCATGTACAGTTGCGAATCAACAATGTGAGAATCAATAA
- a CDS encoding gamma carbonic anhydrase family protein: protein MIKDLKEKKVKIHESCFIAETADLIGDVTIGENSSIWYKTVLRGDENYIKVGKDTNIQDNSVVHISHLYPTIIGDYVTIGHSAIIHACTIGNYTLIGMGAIVLDGAEVGSETIIGAGSLVAPGKKIPSGVLAVGSPAKVVRELTEEEKKSLRVSAESYVKHGREHKE, encoded by the coding sequence ATGATTAAAGACTTAAAAGAGAAAAAAGTAAAAATTCATGAAAGTTGTTTTATTGCAGAAACAGCGGACCTTATAGGAGATGTAACCATTGGCGAGAACTCCAGTATTTGGTACAAAACTGTGCTTAGAGGAGATGAGAATTATATAAAAGTTGGGAAGGATACTAATATTCAGGACAACTCGGTAGTGCATATAAGTCACCTTTATCCTACTATTATAGGAGACTATGTAACGATAGGACATAGTGCTATCATCCATGCCTGCACAATAGGAAACTATACATTGATCGGTATGGGAGCTATTGTATTGGATGGAGCGGAAGTAGGAAGCGAGACAATTATTGGAGCAGGCAGCTTAGTAGCTCCAGGTAAAAAAATTCCATCAGGAGTATTGGCAGTAGGTTCCCCGGCAAAGGTAGTGAGGGAACTAACTGAGGAAGAAAAAAAGAGTTTGAGGGTTTCAGCTGAAAGTTATGTAAAACATGGAAGAGAACATAAGGAGTAG
- a CDS encoding TIGR04086 family membrane protein, which translates to MRSGIMGGFNIWIYGKGLMRGYIVSLALFLIGAILITYTGLGENVIPILTSIIMIVSIAYAAIYVVVHTKKKGWLHGGLVGILYIFILILLSKAFVTGYMLDRVVYYRIIISMITGMIGGMIGINMK; encoded by the coding sequence ATGAGAAGCGGGATTATGGGAGGCTTTAATATATGGATTTACGGAAAAGGATTAATGCGAGGATATATTGTATCACTAGCATTGTTTTTAATAGGTGCTATACTGATTACATATACTGGACTTGGTGAAAATGTTATTCCTATATTGACCTCTATTATTATGATTGTAAGCATAGCCTATGCTGCTATTTATGTGGTAGTACACACTAAGAAAAAAGGCTGGCTGCATGGCGGGTTAGTGGGTATTTTATATATTTTTATATTGATCCTATTAAGTAAGGCCTTTGTTACAGGTTATATGTTGGATCGTGTTGTTTATTATAGGATCATCATTAGTATGATTACTGGGATGATTGGTGGAATGATTGGTATTAATATGAAATAA
- the ruvB gene encoding Holliday junction branch migration DNA helicase RuvB, translating into MENDERIVTSHIRDEDKQVENGLRPKYLESYIGQDKVKEKLKIFIEAATARKEALDHVLLYGPPGLGKTTLSNIIANEMNVNIRITSGPAIERPGDLAAILTNLSENDVLFIDEIHRLNRSVEEILYPAMEDFALDIIIGKGPSARSIRLDLCKFTLIGATTRAGLLTSPLRDRFGVICKLDLYNTHQLTDIVKRSGNILGVEIVEEAAVEIASRSRGTPRIANRLLKRVRDYAQVRAEGKITKTVAKEALTLLEIDELGLDAVDKKIIETMIDNFGGGPVGIDTLAASTAEEKNTIEDVYEPYLLQIGFINRTPRGRMVSEKAYKHFNIPYKKE; encoded by the coding sequence ATGGAAAATGATGAAAGAATTGTAACCAGTCATATAAGGGATGAAGATAAACAGGTGGAAAATGGTTTGCGGCCTAAGTACCTGGAAAGTTATATAGGACAAGACAAAGTCAAGGAAAAACTGAAAATTTTCATTGAAGCAGCAACTGCTAGAAAAGAAGCACTGGACCACGTGCTTTTATATGGCCCCCCTGGGTTAGGAAAAACAACCCTTTCAAATATTATTGCAAATGAAATGAATGTCAATATCCGAATAACCTCGGGACCTGCCATTGAGCGTCCAGGAGACTTAGCAGCTATTTTAACAAATCTTTCAGAAAACGATGTGTTGTTTATAGATGAAATACATAGATTAAACAGAAGCGTTGAAGAAATACTATATCCAGCAATGGAGGATTTTGCCTTAGATATCATTATAGGAAAAGGGCCAAGTGCTAGATCAATTCGACTGGATTTATGTAAATTTACTTTGATAGGTGCCACCACAAGAGCAGGATTACTTACCTCGCCATTAAGGGATCGATTTGGAGTAATCTGCAAGTTAGATTTATATAACACCCATCAGTTGACAGATATCGTCAAGCGTTCGGGAAATATCCTAGGAGTAGAGATTGTAGAAGAAGCTGCTGTAGAGATAGCCTCACGATCTAGAGGGACCCCTCGTATCGCAAATCGACTACTAAAAAGAGTAAGAGATTATGCACAAGTACGGGCTGAAGGGAAAATAACTAAAACAGTAGCAAAAGAAGCACTGACACTACTGGAAATTGACGAACTTGGCTTAGATGCAGTGGATAAAAAAATAATAGAGACTATGATCGACAACTTTGGTGGAGGGCCGGTAGGCATAGATACATTGGCTGCCTCCACAGCAGAAGAAAAAAATACCATTGAAGATGTTTATGAACCTTATCTATTGCAAATTGGATTTATCAATAGAACCCCCAGAGGTCGTATGGTATCAGAGAAGGCATATAAACACTTTAATATTCCATATAAAAAGGAGTAA
- the ruvA gene encoding Holliday junction branch migration protein RuvA, which produces MNLFEYIKGVVSDVILDKIIVEVGGIGYRIHSSIHSAAATKPGETITIFTHFVVREDEISLYGFTTKEELNMFEKLISVSKIGPKVGTAVLSTYTPAKLANYIINNDIQSISKVPGIGKKTAERIILELRDKVKQWNLETEEDMVIDIPSSYEVIEALMALGYNRQEAEKAFDVVKKEKLPVEEMIKKALKLLVR; this is translated from the coding sequence ATGAACTTGTTTGAGTATATAAAAGGAGTAGTAAGTGATGTAATTTTAGATAAAATTATTGTTGAAGTAGGGGGCATAGGATATCGTATACACAGTAGTATCCACAGTGCTGCTGCTACAAAGCCAGGAGAAACCATTACTATTTTTACTCACTTTGTTGTACGCGAGGATGAAATAAGTTTATATGGTTTTACTACAAAGGAAGAATTAAACATGTTTGAAAAACTAATTTCCGTTTCAAAAATAGGTCCTAAGGTAGGAACTGCTGTATTATCCACCTATACCCCTGCAAAGTTAGCAAACTATATCATAAACAACGATATACAGAGTATTTCAAAGGTGCCGGGAATAGGAAAAAAGACTGCTGAAAGAATTATTTTAGAACTAAGAGATAAAGTAAAGCAATGGAACTTAGAAACAGAAGAGGATATGGTTATAGATATACCATCTAGCTATGAAGTTATAGAGGCACTGATGGCTTTAGGTTATAACAGACAGGAAGCTGAAAAAGCTTTTGATGTTGTTAAAAAGGAGAAACTACCTGTAGAAGAGATGATTAAAAAGGCATTAAAACTGTTAGTAAGATAA
- the tgt gene encoding tRNA guanosine(34) transglycosylase Tgt: protein MALRYELIKECKQSGARLGKIHTKRGIIETPIFMPVGTQATVKTMTPEELKEIKSQIILSNTYHLYLRPGHELIKKAGGLHKFMNWDKPILTDSGGFQVFSLGDLRKISEEGVEFRSHLDGSKHFISPEKAVEIQNALGSDIMMVFDECAPYPADRDYVKNSLERTTRWAKRCKEAHKNIEDQNLFGIIQGGMYADLRKQSAEELLELDFPGYAVGGLSVGEPKPLMYEVLEHTTPLMPKNKPRYLMGVGSPDCLIEGAIRGIDMFDCVLPTRIARNGTAMTSQGKVVIKNAKYTEDFQGLDPECGCYTCRNYSKAYLRHLFKANEVLGLRLLSYHNLYFLLKLMEEIREAIKEDRLLDYRKSFFEKYGYDV from the coding sequence ATGGCTCTAAGATATGAACTTATTAAAGAATGTAAACAAAGTGGTGCTAGATTAGGAAAAATACATACGAAAAGAGGGATCATTGAAACACCTATTTTTATGCCAGTAGGCACTCAGGCCACTGTAAAAACCATGACGCCCGAAGAGTTAAAGGAAATAAAGTCTCAAATTATTTTAAGTAATACCTATCACTTATACTTGAGACCAGGACATGAATTAATCAAAAAAGCAGGTGGGCTGCATAAGTTCATGAATTGGGATAAACCTATCTTGACAGATAGTGGTGGATTTCAAGTTTTTAGCCTAGGAGATCTGAGAAAAATATCTGAAGAGGGAGTGGAATTTCGATCTCATCTAGACGGGTCTAAACATTTTATTAGCCCAGAAAAAGCGGTAGAGATTCAAAATGCTTTAGGTTCGGATATTATGATGGTTTTTGATGAATGTGCTCCTTATCCTGCTGATAGAGATTATGTTAAAAATTCATTAGAGCGTACAACAAGATGGGCTAAGAGATGTAAAGAAGCTCATAAAAACATTGAAGATCAAAATCTTTTTGGCATCATTCAAGGCGGGATGTATGCTGACTTAAGAAAACAGAGCGCTGAGGAATTATTAGAACTAGACTTTCCTGGCTATGCAGTAGGGGGTTTAAGTGTTGGAGAACCTAAACCACTGATGTATGAAGTACTGGAACATACCACACCGCTTATGCCCAAGAATAAGCCAAGATACCTCATGGGCGTGGGAAGCCCTGACTGTTTAATCGAAGGAGCAATTCGAGGTATCGATATGTTTGACTGCGTATTACCTACTAGGATTGCTAGAAATGGTACTGCTATGACCAGCCAAGGTAAGGTGGTTATAAAAAATGCTAAGTATACTGAGGATTTCCAAGGATTAGACCCTGAATGTGGTTGTTATACCTGTAGAAACTATTCAAAAGCATACTTAAGACATTTGTTTAAAGCCAATGAGGTGCTAGGACTTCGACTGCTAAGCTATCACAACTTATATTTTTTACTTAAACTAATGGAAGAAATACGAGAAGCAATTAAAGAAGATCGACTATTAGATTATCGAAAAAGTTTTTTTGAAAAATACGGTTATGATGTATAA
- a CDS encoding DUF2905 domain-containing protein → MENFGRILILLGIGTFILGIVLMIGGKFGLGRLPGDIFFQKGNFTFYFPLVTSILLSIFLTLILNFFFRR, encoded by the coding sequence ATGGAGAACTTTGGTAGAATCTTGATTCTTTTAGGAATAGGGACTTTTATATTAGGGATAGTGTTGATGATTGGAGGAAAATTTGGTTTAGGTAGATTGCCGGGAGATATTTTCTTTCAAAAAGGAAACTTTACTTTCTATTTTCCCCTAGTAACAAGCATTCTTTTAAGTATTTTCTTAACACTTATTCTTAACTTCTTTTTTAGAAGATAA
- a CDS encoding BofC C-terminal domain-containing protein: MFRKRKRFPFKVAFFIIAFSFILVGFFVGYYRFSSPQEEEIPFAEKNNVELKEDIDDIYEVRENNEAAVTQYEDRIELETRIVYRTLYTVCENTIEEVLAPVNIMVGLNEAGFQEYIVSSDPSFEIQKFSTEEVILYQRKEAICPNHYNQYLITDSEGYIAIYHINEGGEKILVEKTSISIAVLPHVDQEKLKTGIFRRTREEAYQLLEDYSS; this comes from the coding sequence ATGTTTAGAAAAAGAAAAAGATTCCCTTTTAAAGTGGCTTTCTTCATTATAGCTTTCAGCTTTATCTTAGTAGGATTTTTTGTTGGATATTATAGGTTTTCCTCTCCGCAGGAGGAAGAAATACCCTTTGCAGAAAAGAACAATGTAGAGTTGAAGGAAGATATTGATGATATTTACGAAGTAAGAGAAAACAATGAGGCAGCAGTAACCCAATATGAGGACCGTATTGAACTGGAAACTAGAATAGTATATAGAACTCTTTATACAGTGTGTGAAAATACTATAGAGGAAGTATTAGCACCAGTGAATATTATGGTGGGATTAAATGAAGCTGGGTTTCAAGAGTATATAGTAAGTAGCGATCCTTCCTTTGAAATTCAAAAATTTTCAACAGAAGAAGTAATTCTATATCAAAGAAAGGAGGCTATATGTCCAAATCACTATAACCAATACCTCATTACAGATAGTGAAGGGTATATAGCAATTTATCATATTAATGAAGGTGGAGAAAAAATACTAGTGGAAAAAACATCAATTTCCATAGCTGTATTACCCCATGTAGATCAGGAAAAATTAAAAACTGGTATATTTAGAAGAACAAGAGAAGAGGCTTACCAGCTTTTAGAAGACTACAGTAGTTAA
- the queA gene encoding tRNA preQ1(34) S-adenosylmethionine ribosyltransferase-isomerase QueA — translation MKTKDFYFDLPEELIAQKPLEKRDQSRLLVLDKKTGEMDHTYFYNILDFLKEGDCIVVNDTRVLPARLIGEKEGTGGKIEFLLLKRKELDTWETLVKPGKKAKVGSRFVFGDGLLQAEVIDIAEEGNRIIKFHYDGVFEELLDQLGKMPLPPYITETLEDNERYQTVYSKNQGSAAAPTAGLHFTEELLEKIKQKGVKIVYITLHVGLGTFRPVKVEDIESHKMHAEYYIIGKEAADTINATKAQGGKVIAVGTTSCRTLESAAIETSKIKEGSGWTDIFIYPGYQFKIVDSLITNFHLPESTLIMLVSALSEKDMIMKAYETAVKERYRFFSFGDAMFIK, via the coding sequence ATGAAAACAAAAGACTTTTATTTTGATTTACCTGAGGAACTTATTGCACAAAAACCACTAGAAAAGAGGGACCAATCTCGATTATTAGTGTTAGATAAAAAAACAGGAGAAATGGATCATACTTATTTTTATAATATCCTAGATTTTTTAAAGGAAGGAGATTGTATTGTAGTAAATGATACAAGAGTTCTTCCGGCAAGGTTAATTGGTGAGAAGGAAGGTACCGGCGGGAAAATAGAATTTCTGTTGTTAAAAAGAAAAGAATTAGATACATGGGAGACATTAGTCAAGCCTGGAAAGAAAGCTAAAGTCGGCAGTCGGTTTGTTTTTGGTGACGGTCTACTTCAGGCAGAGGTGATAGACATTGCTGAAGAAGGCAATCGAATTATAAAATTTCATTATGATGGGGTTTTTGAGGAACTTTTAGATCAGTTAGGCAAGATGCCCTTACCTCCTTATATAACCGAGACACTGGAAGATAATGAACGTTATCAGACGGTATATTCTAAAAACCAAGGCTCAGCAGCAGCACCAACTGCTGGCTTGCATTTTACAGAAGAATTATTGGAAAAGATTAAACAAAAAGGTGTAAAAATAGTATACATTACGCTGCATGTAGGGTTAGGTACTTTTAGGCCTGTAAAGGTAGAAGACATAGAAAGTCATAAGATGCATGCAGAATATTATATTATCGGCAAAGAGGCGGCAGATACTATTAACGCAACAAAGGCTCAAGGTGGAAAAGTAATAGCAGTAGGAACCACCAGCTGTAGAACGTTAGAGTCCGCAGCGATTGAAACATCAAAAATAAAAGAAGGCAGCGGATGGACAGATATCTTTATTTATCCAGGATATCAATTTAAAATTGTAGATAGTTTAATTACAAACTTTCATTTGCCTGAATCAACGTTAATTATGTTGGTTAGTGCTCTGTCAGAAAAGGATATGATTATGAAGGCTTATGAAACAGCGGTAAAAGAGAGATATCGCTTTTTTAGTTTTGGAGATGCAATGTTTATCAAGTAG
- the ruvC gene encoding crossover junction endodeoxyribonuclease RuvC, giving the protein MIILGIDPGIAIMGYGIINYTGNRFEVIDYGAITTSSKISTAERLKKIYEELNSIIIKYHPEAVVIEELFFNTNAKTVLLVGQARGVAVLAAANSNKPIYEYTPLQVKQGVVGYGRAEKHQVQQMIKTILNLEKIPKPDDVADALAVAVCHAHSGNFKDLFKLK; this is encoded by the coding sequence ATGATCATACTAGGTATTGACCCAGGTATCGCTATTATGGGATATGGTATTATTAATTATACAGGGAATAGATTTGAGGTAATAGATTATGGAGCTATAACTACTTCAAGCAAGATTTCTACTGCAGAACGTTTAAAAAAAATATATGAAGAACTGAATAGCATCATAATAAAATATCATCCAGAAGCTGTAGTGATAGAAGAACTTTTTTTTAATACCAATGCTAAAACAGTATTATTAGTAGGACAAGCTAGAGGTGTAGCAGTATTGGCTGCTGCCAATAGCAACAAACCAATTTATGAATATACACCTCTACAAGTAAAGCAAGGCGTAGTAGGATACGGAAGAGCAGAGAAACACCAGGTTCAACAAATGATAAAAACAATATTAAATCTTGAAAAGATTCCAAAACCAGATGACGTTGCTGATGCCTTAGCAGTTGCTGTTTGTCATGCTCATTCGGGAAATTTCAAAGATTTATTTAAACTAAAATGA
- the yajC gene encoding preprotein translocase subunit YajC translates to MENFQLGGLIIPLGFLAIFYFLVIKPQQKREKKTREMRNNLKTGDEIVTIGGVYGTILKIKDDTLTIEVGADKTKLIVAKWAVGNVTNEIKTK, encoded by the coding sequence ATGGAAAATTTTCAATTAGGCGGTTTAATCATACCCTTAGGGTTTTTGGCTATTTTTTACTTTTTGGTTATTAAACCTCAACAAAAAAGAGAGAAGAAAACGAGGGAAATGCGAAATAATCTAAAAACAGGGGATGAAATTGTAACGATTGGTGGAGTATATGGTACTATTTTAAAAATCAAAGATGATACCCTTACTATTGAAGTAGGCGCTGATAAAACAAAGCTTATTGTTGCAAAATGGGCTGTTGGTAATGTTACCAATGAAATTAAAACAAAATAA
- a CDS encoding SpoIID/LytB domain-containing protein encodes MKKTRFKAIVFLILLMIISNVQTVFAFNKAQIPTHIEIGLFFENSAKSTLHLKAVNGFEVGVFQHNNFVRLFDMLDKQEIILRKDTYYMGSGRNYVEYTGSIDSITNTSNLQGPYHVQVADNFSSSIEALSFIQSLNAGGQQPYLVYENGWKVFIGLYLHQEEAQLKAEEISSISGQHARVISPSARRVQVLDLTGTPLFMFDSGENIYFRGFEDKGSTSLVNVEGRNYRGAIGAKRLSASDMSIVNKLLLEEYLYGVVPREMPASWAVEALKAQAVVARGYAVANVGRLTSSGFDLCNTTRSQVYGGYDVEHANSNRAVNETASRVVTYNGSIISAFYHSNSGGHTENSENVWSNPLPYIRGVKDDFSLDAPNSTWKEVFTRSQVRSLLEKNNIFVGDIIDIKATSVSENGRILELTIYGTSRNEVLAKERSRTLFGLKSTWFTVNTIGNTIDNTIDNTPDNVAVNDSVAVRGEARIIDSMQLQNQSILSANGITKITDPANIKIFDGKNYRGIKSSSVSEPSIVKSSIAESFEFVGRGYGHGLGMSQYGAKKMAEEGHNYIQILAHYYTGTKVE; translated from the coding sequence ATGAAAAAAACTAGATTCAAAGCAATCGTATTTTTAATCCTATTGATGATAATAAGTAATGTGCAAACAGTTTTTGCCTTTAATAAGGCACAAATCCCTACACATATAGAAATTGGACTTTTTTTCGAAAACTCCGCTAAATCGACTCTTCATTTGAAGGCAGTTAATGGATTTGAAGTAGGCGTATTTCAACACAATAATTTTGTAAGACTATTTGATATGTTGGATAAACAAGAAATAATTTTAAGAAAAGATACCTACTATATGGGATCTGGGAGAAATTATGTGGAATATACTGGAAGTATTGATTCTATAACCAACACTTCTAACCTTCAAGGACCTTATCATGTACAAGTTGCTGATAATTTTAGTAGTAGCATTGAAGCTTTAAGCTTTATACAATCTTTAAATGCAGGAGGCCAACAACCTTATTTGGTATATGAAAATGGTTGGAAGGTGTTTATAGGATTGTACCTACATCAAGAGGAAGCCCAGTTGAAGGCAGAAGAGATAAGTAGTATAAGCGGTCAACATGCAAGGGTAATTTCTCCATCAGCTAGAAGGGTACAGGTCTTAGACTTGACAGGAACACCATTATTTATGTTTGATAGTGGGGAAAATATTTACTTTCGAGGCTTTGAAGACAAAGGAAGTACGTCTTTAGTAAATGTGGAGGGAAGAAATTATCGAGGTGCAATTGGTGCAAAAAGATTAAGTGCTAGTGATATGTCTATTGTCAACAAACTGCTTTTAGAAGAATACTTATATGGGGTAGTGCCAAGGGAAATGCCAGCGTCGTGGGCAGTAGAAGCACTAAAAGCACAAGCGGTGGTTGCCAGAGGATATGCTGTAGCAAATGTAGGTAGACTTACAAGTTCGGGTTTTGACTTGTGTAATACAACAAGGTCTCAAGTGTATGGTGGTTATGACGTTGAACATGCTAATAGCAATCGTGCTGTCAATGAAACAGCCTCTAGAGTGGTTACCTATAATGGAAGTATCATCAGTGCCTTTTATCACTCCAATAGTGGTGGACATACAGAAAACAGTGAAAATGTTTGGTCTAACCCCCTGCCTTATATAAGAGGCGTAAAGGATGATTTTTCCTTAGATGCTCCTAACTCCACTTGGAAAGAAGTATTTACTAGAAGTCAAGTAAGGAGCCTGTTGGAAAAAAACAATATTTTTGTAGGAGATATCATAGATATTAAGGCTACCTCTGTTTCTGAAAATGGTAGAATTTTGGAATTAACAATTTATGGTACCAGTAGAAACGAAGTATTAGCAAAAGAAAGAAGTAGAACTTTATTTGGACTAAAAAGTACTTGGTTTACAGTGAATACTATAGGTAATACTATAGATAATACTATAGATAATACTCCAGATAATGTTGCAGTTAATGATAGTGTTGCAGTACGAGGAGAGGCTAGGATCATAGACTCGATGCAGCTGCAGAATCAGTCTATTCTTTCGGCAAACGGCATAACAAAAATTACAGATCCTGCTAATATAAAAATCTTTGATGGTAAAAACTATAGAGGGATAAAATCTTCTTCAGTTTCAGAACCTTCTATTGTAAAATCCTCTATTGCAGAGTCTTTTGAGTTTGTTGGTAGAGGATATGGACATGGTTTAGGAATGAGTCAATATGGAGCAAAAAAAATGGCGGAAGAAGGACATAACTATATACAAATACTAGCCCATTATTATACAGGCACAAAGGTGGAATAA
- the scfB gene encoding thioether cross-link-forming SCIFF peptide maturase: protein MIHKFSQGNTNIVVDVNSGAVHVVDQLVYDVLDYYPKNTKETTIDLLKDKHNDGKISEAIEEIDSLVSNGLLFSKENYLQHEAFQNKDTVVKALCLHIAHDCNIRCKYCFASQGDFKGERSLMTPEVGKKALDFLLKNSGNRRNLEVDFFGGEPLMNFGVVKEIVDYGRQEEKKYGKNIRFTITTNGVLLDKDTMDYINENMHNVVLSIDGRKKINDYMRYTVNGGGTYDIIIPKLLEMAALRNHENYYVRGTFTSHNLDFAADVLHLADLGFKHISVEPVVATEDNDYAIKEEDLPQVLKEYEYLADECIKRHKAGKNFNFFHFMIDLNQGPCVIKRLLGCGAGAEYLAVTPEGELYPCHQFVGDENFKLGDVNDNCLDKSMYKEFSNAHVYNKEACENCWAKFYCSGGCHANAYNFNKSIYHPYKVGCEMEKKRIECALTIQAKLMEEI from the coding sequence ATGATTCATAAATTTTCTCAAGGAAATACAAATATTGTAGTAGATGTAAATAGTGGTGCTGTTCATGTAGTAGATCAGCTTGTTTATGATGTATTGGACTACTACCCTAAAAATACAAAGGAAACAACGATTGACTTATTAAAGGACAAGCATAATGATGGGAAAATTTCAGAAGCTATTGAGGAAATAGATAGTTTAGTTAGTAATGGCTTGTTATTTTCTAAAGAAAATTATCTGCAGCATGAAGCCTTTCAAAACAAAGACACTGTAGTGAAGGCTTTGTGTCTCCATATAGCCCATGACTGTAATATTCGTTGCAAGTACTGTTTTGCATCACAAGGAGATTTTAAAGGAGAAAGGAGCTTAATGACCCCAGAAGTTGGGAAGAAGGCTCTTGACTTTTTATTAAAGAACTCTGGAAACCGAAGAAATTTAGAGGTGGACTTTTTTGGCGGAGAGCCTTTAATGAATTTTGGCGTCGTTAAAGAAATTGTCGACTACGGAAGACAAGAAGAAAAGAAGTATGGAAAAAATATAAGGTTTACAATAACCACCAATGGGGTTTTGCTAGATAAGGACACTATGGATTATATCAATGAAAACATGCACAATGTTGTGCTAAGCATAGATGGTAGAAAAAAAATAAATGACTATATGAGATATACTGTCAATGGGGGAGGAACCTATGACATAATCATCCCTAAGTTATTAGAAATGGCAGCACTACGCAATCATGAAAACTATTATGTTAGAGGAACTTTTACTAGTCATAATTTAGACTTTGCAGCAGATGTACTGCATTTAGCAGATTTGGGTTTTAAACATATTTCTGTGGAGCCGGTAGTAGCAACAGAGGACAATGATTATGCTATAAAAGAAGAAGATTTGCCACAGGTTCTTAAAGAGTATGAATACTTAGCAGATGAATGTATAAAGAGGCATAAGGCAGGAAAAAACTTTAATTTCTTTCACTTTATGATTGATTTAAACCAAGGTCCCTGTGTTATAAAAAGGTTATTGGGTTGTGGTGCTGGAGCAGAATATTTAGCCGTTACCCCTGAAGGAGAGTTATATCCTTGTCATCAATTTGTTGGAGACGAAAACTTTAAACTAGGAGATGTAAATGATAACTGTTTAGATAAATCCATGTATAAAGAATTTTCAAACGCTCATGTTTATAATAAAGAGGCCTGTGAAAATTGCTGGGCAAAGTTTTATTGTAGTGGAGGGTGTCATGCCAATGCCTACAACTTTAATAAAAGTATTTATCATCCTTATAAAGTTGGATGCGAAATGGAGAAGAAACGTATTGAATGTGCATTGACAATTCAAGCAAAGTTAATGGAGGAGATATAA